A single window of Sphingobacterium sp. ML3W DNA harbors:
- a CDS encoding Ku protein codes for MRAIWTGAIGFGLVNIPIKLYSAIESSSLDLDMLDRKDQSNIKFKRVNEKTGKEVTWENIVKGYYLKDHYVILEDADFEEASPEKTKMIGLHAFVQLSEIDSIYFDTPYYLEPQKGGEKAYQLLEKALEKSKMAGLGSFVMRNVEHLAIVKPYQGSLLLNKIRYEQEIRTLDELHLPSGIKIQKEEMDMALQLIKQHSKAFDIRKYKNDYSEDLLKIIHLKDKGKRATIRKINVDNTMAEDLLAKLKASLA; via the coding sequence TCAATATCCCAATAAAACTGTATAGCGCTATTGAAAGTAGCAGTTTAGATCTAGATATGTTAGACCGTAAAGACCAAAGCAATATAAAATTCAAGAGAGTAAATGAAAAAACTGGGAAGGAAGTAACTTGGGAAAATATAGTAAAGGGCTATTATCTTAAAGACCACTATGTCATACTAGAAGATGCCGATTTTGAAGAGGCCAGTCCCGAGAAAACTAAGATGATTGGACTCCATGCTTTCGTACAACTCAGTGAAATCGATAGCATCTACTTTGATACCCCTTATTATCTTGAACCTCAAAAAGGTGGAGAAAAAGCTTATCAATTGCTCGAAAAAGCATTGGAAAAAAGTAAAATGGCGGGCTTAGGATCATTTGTTATGCGTAATGTAGAGCATCTTGCGATTGTCAAACCGTACCAAGGCAGCTTGCTCCTCAATAAAATTAGGTATGAACAAGAAATCCGAACGCTAGACGAACTGCATTTACCAAGCGGTATCAAAATACAGAAGGAAGAAATGGATATGGCCTTACAATTAATTAAACAACATAGCAAAGCATTTGACATCCGTAAATATAAGAACGACTATTCCGAGGATCTGCTCAAGATCATCCATCTAAAAGATAAAGGAAAGCGCGCTACAATCAGAAAAATCAATGTCGATAATACCATGGCTGAAGATCTATTAGCTAAACTCAAAGCAAGTTTAGCCTAG